A single genomic interval of Natator depressus isolate rNatDep1 chromosome 16, rNatDep2.hap1, whole genome shotgun sequence harbors:
- the PIERCE1 gene encoding piercer of microtubule wall 1 protein, giving the protein MSQGHLPEAFTTCNKEAEEGRSQRTSDYYRVNDNLPARFNHPGWFRGYRTNEPHPRYRTTNQIYGSKAPTVHEMPTSFNITSHAFSKHLGKCGMYRNNRLNTYMDKSDVTGTDNFITFYDRFNFHPSYNGSGPSHCE; this is encoded by the exons ATGTCCCAGGGGCATCTGCCGGAAGCATTCACCACCTGCAACAAAGAGGCAGAGGAGGGTCGGTCCCAGAGAACCAGTGACTACTACAGAGTTAATGACAATTTGCCAGCCAGGTTCAACCACCCAGGATGGTTTCGGGGCTACAG AACGAATGAGCCCCATCCCAGGTACAGGACCACCAACCAGATCTATGGAAGCAAAGCACCTACTGTACATGAAATGCCG ACCTCCTTTAACATTACCTCACACGCATTTTCGAAACATCTCGGAAAGTGTGGCATGTATAGGAATAACAGGCTCAACACCTACATGGACAAAAGTGATGTGACTGGCACAGATAACTTTATCACCTTCTACGACAGATTCAACTTTCATCCCAGTTACAATGGCAGTGGGCCATCCCACTGTGAATAA
- the MRPS2 gene encoding small ribosomal subunit protein uS2m, with translation MAAARLLQAVVPRFSCFPSLGKAAPRTSQLSSRLYGTLLAPEANQQVDPNVINDKLITEPLRHPDFFNVKELFSLKDLFDARVHLGHKKGCRHRFMEPYIFGCRLDQDIIDLDQTMKHLQLALNFTAHVAYRQGIILFVCRNRQFGHLVEVTARDCGEYAHTRYWQGGLLTNAHVQYGTGVRLPDLLIFISTLNNVFEPHVAVRDAAKMNIPTVGVVDTNCNPSIITYPIPGNDDSPLAVELYCKLFKMTITRAKNKRKQMEVLYGLQNKAESS, from the exons ATGGCCGCTGCCAGGCTGCTGCAGGCGG TCGTACCAAGGTTCAGCTGCTTTCCGTCACTGGGGAAAGCTGCTCCCAGAACCTCACAGCTTAGCAGTCGACTTTATGGAACTCTTCTTGCCCCGGAAGCGAATCAGCAGGTGGACCCCAATG TTATTAATGACAAGCTTATAACCGAGCCCCTCAGACACCCGGACTTCTTCAACGTGAAAGAGCTCTTCTCCCTGAAAGATCTCTTTGATGCCAGAGTGCACTTGGGACATAAAAAAGGTTGTCGTCATAG GTTTATGGAGCCGTATATTTTCGGCTGCCGCCTTGATCAGGACATTATAGACTTGGATCAGACGATGAAACACCTCCAGCTGGCTCTCAACTTCACAGCCCACGTCGCCTACCGCCAAGGGATCATCCTCTTCGTCTGCCGCAACCGTCAGTTCGGCCACCTGGTGGAGGTCACGGCCAGGGACTGCGGGGAGTACGCCCACACCCGCTACTGGCAGGGTGGCCTGCTCACCAATGCCCACGTCCAGTACGGGACCGGGGTTCGCCTGCCCGACCTCCTCATCTTCATCAGTACCCTGAACAACGTCTTTGAGCCGCACGTGGCCGTTCGGGATGCCGCCAAGATGAACATCCCCACTGTGGGAGTGGTGGACACTAACTGCAACCCCTCCATCATCACGTACCCCATTCCTGGGAACGATGACAGCCCCCTGGCGGTGGAGCTCTATTGCAAGCTCTTTAAGATGACCATTACCCGGGCAAAGAACAAAAGGAAGCAGATGGAGGTTTTGTATGGACTGCAAAACAAAGCCGAAAGCAGTTAG